In Bacillus sp. Cs-700, one genomic interval encodes:
- a CDS encoding L,D-transpeptidase — translation MLSLYLSVSILFPFGTQPNAGDPFLIVNKKVNELAYIDGNEVQRILSVATGKSIDQTPEGLFTIIVKAENPYYRKKNIKGGVKENPLGTRWIGFDAKGTNGRIYGVHGTNRPDSIGKYTTAGCIRLLNEEVELLYNDIPIGTKILITSSDQSFYELASKAGAIGENIE, via the coding sequence ATGTTATCACTGTATTTATCGGTATCCATTCTCTTTCCATTCGGTACTCAGCCAAATGCGGGTGATCCATTCCTTATTGTAAATAAGAAGGTGAACGAATTAGCTTATATTGATGGAAATGAAGTTCAGCGTATTTTATCGGTTGCGACTGGTAAAAGTATAGATCAGACTCCTGAAGGACTATTTACAATAATTGTGAAGGCGGAAAATCCTTATTACAGAAAGAAAAATATTAAAGGTGGAGTGAAAGAGAATCCGCTTGGTACAAGGTGGATTGGTTTTGATGCAAAAGGAACAAACGGTCGAATTTATGGCGTCCATGGAACAAATCGTCCAGATTCAATTGGGAAATATACAACTGCTGGATGTATCCGACTTTTAAATGAGGAAGTTGAACTGCTTTATAATGACATACCAATTGGAACTAAAATTCTAATTACTTCAAGCGATCAATCTTTTTATGAACTGGCAAGTAAAGCTGGAGCGATAGGAGAAAACATCGAATGA
- a CDS encoding MoxR family ATPase produces the protein MTIVEKMKLVQHEMQKVLIGKKKTIELVMISLLNNGNVLLEDVPGTGKTLLAKSMAVLLGGQFKRIQFTPDVLPGDVTGIQFFNPKKQDFELRPGPVVTNVLLADEINRATPRTQSSLLEVMEEKQVTIEGITLKLPTPFIVIATQNPLESQGTFSLPEAQMDRFFMQMQSGYPTPIEEKRMIQMMRLQNPFDDLKSIFEDGEIELFQKEVKRVALSEVIEDYLLSIVQATRSGEYISVGVSPRGTIAFMKAAQGKAFIEGRSFVTPEDIQFVAPYVLSHRLVLTMEGAMRKTKQAVLQEILTQVEVPLEVSGGATT, from the coding sequence ATGACTATTGTTGAAAAGATGAAGCTTGTCCAACATGAAATGCAAAAAGTTCTAATCGGAAAGAAAAAAACGATTGAGTTGGTGATGATTTCTTTATTAAATAATGGTAATGTGTTGCTGGAAGATGTTCCTGGTACTGGAAAAACCCTTCTAGCTAAATCAATGGCTGTTTTACTAGGTGGCCAATTTAAAAGAATTCAGTTTACTCCAGATGTTTTACCAGGTGATGTGACAGGTATTCAATTTTTCAATCCAAAAAAGCAAGATTTTGAATTGCGTCCAGGACCAGTTGTGACGAACGTATTGCTGGCTGATGAAATCAACCGAGCAACGCCTCGAACGCAGTCGAGTTTACTAGAAGTAATGGAAGAAAAGCAGGTAACCATTGAAGGAATAACGCTCAAACTTCCGACGCCTTTTATCGTAATCGCAACGCAAAATCCCCTTGAATCACAGGGAACTTTTTCATTACCTGAAGCCCAAATGGATCGTTTCTTTATGCAGATGCAAAGCGGATATCCAACACCGATAGAAGAAAAACGAATGATTCAAATGATGAGGCTTCAAAATCCATTCGATGATTTGAAGTCGATTTTTGAAGATGGAGAAATTGAATTATTTCAAAAAGAAGTGAAGCGAGTGGCGCTTTCTGAAGTGATTGAGGATTATCTTCTAAGTATCGTCCAAGCGACGAGAAGCGGAGAGTACATAAGTGTTGGCGTAAGCCCGCGAGGAACGATTGCCTTTATGAAAGCAGCACAAGGAAAAGCCTTCATCGAAGGAAGATCATTTGTTACTCCTGAAGATATTCAGTTCGTGGCGCCTTATGTTCTCAGTCATCGTCTAGTCTTAACGATGGAAGGAGCGATGCGTAAGACGAAACAAGCTGTGCTTCAAGAGATTCTTACTCAAGTCGAGGTTCCGCTGGAAGTGAGTGGAGGGGCAACAACATGA
- a CDS encoding DNA polymerase IV, which translates to MDLSTKGRGRIIFHVDMNSFYASVEVAHNPKLRGKPLAIAGNVEERRGIVVTSSYEARKKGVKTTMPVWEAKKHCPELLIMPPNFPLYRQTSLQIFELLETYTPLVQPVSIDEGYLDITEDCGHRNPIEIAEEIQNRIHAEIGIPCSIGIAPNKFLAKMASDMKKPLGITILRKRELDQLLWPLDVGEMHGVGKKTKEKLLELEIKTIHDLAHANPLQLEMKLGINGRRLHERANGRDNRPVDPDAIDEFKSVGNSTTFPEDLIDHHRIHTALTNLSDSVAKRMAKKNVLSFNIQLTIRYSDRTTVTRSRKLQNPISQSADILEAAQALFEKNWSGQPIRLLGITGQQLVDRNEATVQLDLFSFEADSKRHNLQNTIGSIRSKYGEGALLKGNQLGKDGSHKLRDEKRRGTSLDRDFLWKYKQDKD; encoded by the coding sequence ATGGACCTTAGTACAAAGGGAAGAGGAAGAATTATTTTTCATGTGGATATGAACAGTTTTTATGCGTCTGTCGAAGTCGCTCATAACCCAAAACTTCGAGGTAAACCTCTTGCTATTGCCGGAAATGTAGAGGAAAGGCGGGGTATTGTTGTAACGAGTAGCTATGAAGCGAGAAAGAAAGGCGTCAAGACAACAATGCCTGTTTGGGAAGCCAAAAAGCACTGTCCTGAACTTCTCATTATGCCGCCTAATTTTCCACTTTACCGACAAACCTCTCTCCAAATTTTTGAACTATTAGAAACCTACACGCCACTCGTTCAGCCAGTTTCCATTGATGAAGGATATTTAGATATAACAGAAGATTGTGGACATCGGAATCCTATTGAAATAGCTGAGGAAATTCAAAATCGCATTCATGCAGAAATTGGCATCCCTTGTAGTATTGGAATTGCACCAAATAAATTTTTAGCAAAGATGGCTTCTGATATGAAAAAGCCTTTAGGGATTACCATTCTTCGTAAACGAGAGTTAGATCAATTGCTCTGGCCACTTGATGTTGGGGAAATGCATGGGGTAGGAAAGAAAACAAAAGAAAAATTACTTGAGCTAGAAATTAAAACCATCCACGATCTAGCTCATGCGAATCCTCTACAACTTGAAATGAAGCTAGGCATTAATGGAAGAAGGTTACATGAGCGTGCCAACGGAAGAGACAACCGCCCCGTTGATCCAGATGCGATAGATGAATTTAAAAGTGTTGGGAATTCCACTACGTTTCCGGAAGATCTTATTGATCATCACCGCATTCATACCGCACTCACAAATTTATCTGATTCTGTAGCTAAGCGGATGGCCAAAAAGAACGTTCTGAGTTTTAATATTCAGCTAACGATACGTTACAGTGATCGAACAACCGTTACTAGAAGTAGAAAACTTCAAAATCCCATATCTCAGTCTGCGGACATTCTTGAAGCTGCTCAAGCTCTCTTTGAGAAGAATTGGTCAGGGCAGCCGATTCGCTTACTTGGCATAACAGGACAGCAGCTAGTAGATCGAAACGAGGCCACTGTTCAGCTTGATTTATTTTCTTTTGAAGCGGATTCAAAACGACACAATCTCCAGAATACGATTGGTTCGATTCGATCCAAATATGGCGAGGGAGCTCTTCTTAAAGGAAATCAACTCGGTAAGGATGGAAGTCATAAGTTAAGAGATGAGAAAAGGCGTGGCACAAGTTTAGATCGTGACTTCCTCTGGAAGTATAAGCAAGATAAGGATTAA
- a CDS encoding acyl-CoA carboxylase subunit beta, translating to MDMYDKINELYDRRREVELGGGDERINKQHEKGKLTARERIDLLVDPGTFVELNSFIEHRSQDFGMGDVKAPGEGVVTGYGKVNGRPIYLFAQDFTVFGGALGEMHAKKVAHVMDLAARNGAPIIGLNDSGGARIQEGVVSLDGYGHIFYRNSIYSGVIPQISVIMGPCAGGAVYSPAITDFVFMVEDTSQMFITGPKVIETVTREKITAEDLGGAKVHRSKSGNAHFTGKTEEEVLASVRDLIRYLPSNNEEKSPIIKSEERDDFCPDLADIVPFDATRPYDVRAVIDSVVDKDSFLEVQKYFAKNIVIGFARIKGETVGMVCNQPKVMAGGLDIDSSDKLSRFIRFCDSFNIPLITFEDVTGFFPGIKQEHGGIIRHGAKILYSYSEATVPKITVILRKAYGGAYVALNSKSIGADLVYAWPNAEIAVMGPEGAANVIFAREINESEDPEATRAAKIEEYREKFANPYIAASRGMVDDVIDPRETRKKLIEALELMRNKHEERPKKKHGNIPL from the coding sequence ATGGATATGTATGATAAAATCAACGAATTGTACGATCGACGGAGAGAAGTAGAGCTTGGAGGTGGGGATGAACGAATTAACAAACAGCATGAGAAAGGAAAGTTAACGGCTCGAGAACGGATTGATTTACTCGTTGACCCGGGTACGTTTGTTGAACTTAATTCGTTCATTGAACATCGATCTCAAGATTTTGGAATGGGAGATGTAAAAGCACCGGGTGAAGGTGTGGTTACAGGTTATGGAAAGGTGAATGGCCGTCCTATTTATCTATTTGCGCAAGATTTCACCGTTTTTGGCGGAGCGCTAGGTGAAATGCATGCCAAAAAAGTAGCACACGTTATGGATCTTGCAGCGCGTAATGGTGCGCCAATTATCGGTTTGAACGACTCTGGAGGTGCGAGGATTCAAGAAGGTGTGGTATCATTGGATGGGTATGGACACATCTTTTATCGAAACTCCATCTATTCTGGTGTGATTCCACAAATTTCGGTGATTATGGGGCCATGCGCAGGTGGAGCTGTTTATTCCCCTGCAATTACAGATTTTGTTTTTATGGTAGAAGATACGAGTCAAATGTTTATAACTGGACCAAAAGTCATTGAAACGGTTACACGTGAGAAGATTACAGCAGAAGACCTTGGTGGTGCGAAAGTCCATCGTTCTAAAAGTGGTAATGCTCATTTTACAGGTAAAACAGAAGAAGAGGTTCTCGCAAGCGTTCGTGATTTGATTCGTTATTTACCATCCAATAATGAAGAAAAGAGTCCCATCATTAAAAGTGAAGAACGTGACGATTTCTGTCCAGATCTTGCTGACATCGTTCCATTTGACGCAACGAGGCCCTACGATGTTAGAGCGGTGATTGATTCGGTAGTGGATAAAGACTCTTTTCTTGAGGTGCAAAAATATTTTGCGAAAAATATTGTGATAGGTTTTGCAAGAATAAAAGGTGAGACAGTAGGAATGGTTTGCAATCAGCCAAAAGTAATGGCTGGTGGACTCGATATTGATTCATCTGATAAGCTTTCACGCTTTATTAGGTTCTGTGACTCTTTCAATATTCCATTGATTACGTTTGAAGATGTAACGGGATTTTTCCCGGGGATCAAACAGGAGCATGGAGGTATTATCCGTCATGGAGCTAAAATTCTTTACTCCTATTCAGAAGCGACCGTACCAAAAATTACGGTTATCTTAAGGAAAGCATATGGTGGCGCTTATGTCGCTTTAAATTCCAAATCCATTGGAGCCGATCTTGTGTATGCATGGCCAAATGCTGAAATTGCCGTAATGGGTCCGGAAGGTGCAGCAAATGTGATTTTTGCAAGAGAAATTAATGAGAGTGAAGATCCGGAAGCAACGCGAGCTGCAAAGATTGAAGAATATCGTGAGAAGTTCGCGAACCCATACATAGCTGCTTCACGTGGGATGGTTGATGACGTCATCGATCCAAGAGAAACGAGAAAGAAACTGATTGAAGCGCTCGAATTGATGCGGAATAAGCACGAAGAACGCCCAAAGAAAAAACACGGCAATATCCCGCTTTAA
- a CDS encoding M20/M25/M40 family metallo-hydrolase: MINEQRLVDEFLELVQIDSETKHEKKIAAILKEKFTSLGVEVEEDDAAEKTDHEAGNLICTLKGNVEKADPIYFTSHMDTVVPGKGVKPSIKDGYVITDGTTILGADDKTGLAAMFEAIRVLKEQNIEHGTIQFIITVGEESGLQGAKVLDPKKLIAKFGYALDSDGEVGKIITAAPTQAKIKATIYGKTAHAGVAPEKGVSAITMAAKSIAKMPLGRLDDETTANIGRFEGGSQTNIVCDHVEVLAEARSLVPEKMEAQVEKMKQAFEKTASEMGGSVELDIKVMYPGFKFSEGDYVVEVAKKAMEKIGRRPELLTSGGGSDANVIAGHGIPTVNLAVGYEEIHTTNERMPVKELVKVSEAVISIIKEVANA; this comes from the coding sequence ATGATTAATGAACAAAGACTAGTAGACGAATTTTTAGAGTTGGTTCAAATCGATTCTGAAACGAAACACGAGAAGAAAATTGCTGCCATTTTAAAGGAGAAATTCACATCACTTGGTGTGGAAGTAGAAGAAGATGATGCTGCAGAAAAGACAGATCATGAGGCAGGGAACTTAATCTGCACGCTTAAAGGGAACGTTGAAAAAGCAGATCCGATTTACTTTACTTCTCATATGGATACAGTAGTGCCAGGTAAAGGCGTCAAGCCATCCATCAAAGATGGGTATGTGATAACCGATGGAACAACGATCCTTGGAGCCGATGATAAAACAGGTTTAGCGGCTATGTTTGAAGCTATTCGCGTATTAAAAGAACAAAACATTGAGCATGGAACGATTCAGTTTATTATTACAGTAGGAGAAGAATCAGGTCTTCAAGGTGCAAAAGTTCTTGATCCCAAAAAGTTAATCGCCAAATTTGGTTATGCGCTTGATAGTGATGGTGAAGTCGGAAAAATCATTACCGCTGCTCCTACGCAAGCGAAAATAAAAGCAACCATTTATGGGAAAACAGCTCATGCTGGTGTTGCACCAGAAAAAGGCGTTTCAGCGATTACAATGGCAGCCAAATCAATCGCGAAAATGCCGCTTGGTCGACTTGACGATGAAACTACAGCGAATATCGGTCGTTTTGAAGGTGGTTCTCAAACAAACATTGTTTGTGATCATGTAGAAGTACTAGCTGAAGCGCGGTCTCTAGTTCCAGAGAAGATGGAAGCGCAAGTCGAGAAAATGAAACAAGCATTTGAAAAAACGGCTTCTGAAATGGGCGGTTCTGTAGAACTTGATATTAAAGTTATGTACCCTGGCTTTAAGTTCAGTGAAGGCGACTATGTTGTTGAAGTAGCCAAAAAAGCGATGGAAAAAATCGGGCGTCGCCCAGAACTATTAACAAGTGGCGGTGGAAGTGATGCCAATGTGATTGCTGGGCATGGTATCCCTACAGTCAATCTTGCAGTTGGTTACGAAGAAATTCATACAACGAATGAAAGGATGCCAGTAAAAGAGTTAGTAAAGGTATCTGAAGCAGTTATCTCAATAATTAAAGAAGTTGCCAATGCGTAG
- a CDS encoding methylmalonyl-CoA mutase family protein, translated as METEKKDFQSQFEEWKALTEKLIEKFPEKKEAFKTSSGIDIDRLGHPDHLDQHYMEKLGLPGQYPYTRGIQPTMYRGRTWTMRQYAGFGSAEETNRRFRYLLDQGQTGLSVAFDLPTQIGYDSDDMMAKGEVGKVGVAIDSLDDMEALLRDIPLDKVSTSMTINAPASVLLAMYIVVAEKQGVSQEQISGTIQNDILKEYIARGTYIFPPKPSMRLITDIFAYCAEYVPRWNTISISGYHIREAGSTAAQELAFTIANGIAYVDAAIETGLKVDDFAPRLAFFFNGHNQFLEEVAKFRAARRIWAKIMKERYGAKKPKSLQLRFHTQVAGSTLTAQQPDNNIVRVTIQALAAVLGGTQSLHTNAKDEALALPTEDSARIALRTQQIIANESGVTDTVDPLGGSYFIENLTDQLEAYVFDYIRKIDDMGGAVSAVEQGYMQREIHQAAYDTQKKIESGEEVVVGMNQYKLEDEPKPELHRIDPELQRKQIEKLETLKATRDQHRVSARLEELRAGAKGTSNLMPLIINCVRDYCTVGEICGILREEFGEYTGI; from the coding sequence ATGGAGACAGAAAAGAAAGATTTTCAAAGTCAATTCGAGGAATGGAAAGCACTAACTGAAAAATTAATCGAGAAATTTCCGGAGAAAAAAGAAGCGTTTAAGACGAGCTCTGGAATTGACATAGACCGTCTTGGACATCCGGATCACTTAGATCAGCATTATATGGAGAAACTGGGTTTACCCGGACAATATCCATACACACGAGGGATTCAACCAACCATGTATCGTGGTAGAACATGGACAATGAGACAATATGCGGGGTTTGGCTCAGCTGAGGAAACCAATCGTCGCTTTCGCTATTTACTTGATCAAGGTCAAACTGGCTTATCCGTTGCCTTCGATCTTCCAACGCAGATTGGATACGATTCGGATGATATGATGGCAAAAGGAGAAGTTGGGAAGGTAGGCGTAGCGATTGATTCACTCGATGATATGGAAGCGCTTTTACGAGATATCCCCCTTGATAAAGTGAGTACGTCTATGACGATTAATGCGCCGGCATCTGTATTACTAGCGATGTACATCGTCGTAGCAGAAAAACAGGGAGTATCACAAGAACAAATTTCTGGAACGATCCAGAATGACATTTTAAAAGAATATATAGCAAGGGGAACGTATATTTTTCCTCCAAAACCATCTATGCGATTGATTACAGACATTTTTGCCTATTGCGCAGAGTATGTACCGCGATGGAATACAATTAGTATATCTGGCTACCACATTCGAGAAGCGGGTTCGACGGCTGCTCAGGAACTAGCGTTTACCATTGCGAATGGCATTGCTTATGTCGATGCAGCAATTGAAACGGGGTTAAAAGTCGACGATTTTGCGCCAAGGCTTGCTTTCTTTTTTAATGGGCATAATCAATTTCTTGAAGAAGTTGCGAAATTTAGAGCAGCGCGAAGAATCTGGGCTAAAATTATGAAAGAACGGTACGGTGCAAAAAAGCCGAAAAGTCTGCAGCTCCGCTTTCACACTCAAGTTGCTGGATCAACGTTAACAGCCCAACAGCCGGACAACAATATCGTTCGGGTGACCATTCAAGCACTTGCGGCTGTTCTAGGAGGGACCCAGAGCCTTCATACGAATGCGAAAGATGAAGCGTTAGCATTACCAACGGAAGATTCCGCACGGATTGCTCTTAGAACCCAGCAAATTATTGCAAACGAAAGCGGCGTAACAGATACGGTGGATCCCCTTGGTGGCTCTTATTTTATAGAAAATTTGACTGATCAGCTTGAAGCTTATGTTTTTGATTATATTCGTAAGATCGATGATATGGGCGGAGCCGTATCCGCTGTTGAACAAGGCTATATGCAGCGCGAAATTCACCAGGCTGCTTATGATACGCAAAAGAAAATCGAGAGTGGTGAAGAAGTCGTCGTGGGCATGAATCAATACAAGTTAGAAGACGAACCCAAACCAGAATTACATCGTATTGATCCAGAGCTTCAACGGAAACAAATTGAAAAGCTTGAAACTCTAAAGGCTACAAGAGATCAACATCGAGTGAGCGCTCGGTTGGAGGAGCTAAGGGCGGGAGCTAAAGGCACAAGTAATTTGATGCCGCTTATTATTAATTGTGTTCGAGATTATTGTACAGTCGGTGAAATATGCGGCATACTCCGAGAAGAATTTGGCGAATACACAGGAATCTAA
- a CDS encoding BlaI/MecI/CopY family transcriptional regulator, whose product MDSIQTHKLMNYMRGTYKVLENEWQKNAREIGLTQAEQHVMWIVYLEEEVTITRVSEIGLWDVSTVMQVLKRLKNKLFVKLDKKANDRRVSYVTLTEEGHHKVEASTQYSYAVMNYLDEYRSKSAENAEFLDAMYEFQMEFNQHFHGSEFVKWVERKQVLTT is encoded by the coding sequence ATGGACTCTATTCAAACTCATAAACTTATGAATTATATGCGAGGAACTTATAAAGTGCTGGAAAATGAATGGCAAAAAAATGCGAGAGAAATTGGATTAACTCAAGCCGAACAGCATGTGATGTGGATTGTTTATTTGGAAGAAGAAGTTACCATTACAAGAGTTTCAGAAATTGGGCTTTGGGACGTATCAACAGTTATGCAGGTGTTAAAACGTTTGAAAAACAAACTGTTTGTCAAACTTGATAAGAAAGCGAACGACCGGCGCGTATCATACGTGACCTTGACGGAAGAAGGTCATCATAAAGTGGAAGCTAGTACGCAGTATTCATATGCGGTCATGAATTACTTAGATGAGTATCGCTCAAAATCAGCTGAGAATGCTGAGTTTCTAGATGCTATGTACGAATTTCAAATGGAATTCAACCAGCATTTTCACGGTAGTGAATTTGTGAAATGGGTAGAACGAAAGCAAGTACTCACCACGTGA
- a CDS encoding amino acid ABC transporter ATP-binding protein, which produces MIKVENLHKNFGNNEVLSGINTSIKKGEVVAIIGPSGSGKSTLLRCLNQLEQVSSGSIWVDDKKLTDSSTNIMNLRQTIGMVFQHFHLFPHKTVLENLIYAPMKVKGIKRDIAEAKAHELLIQVGLSMKANEYPKRLSGGQKQRVAIARALAMEPEYMLFDEPTSALDPEMVKEVLDVMKDLGQSGMTMVIVTHEMAFAREAADRILFLDEGKLVEESEPTSFFNHPKTDRAKVFLDKVL; this is translated from the coding sequence GTGATTAAAGTAGAAAATCTTCACAAAAATTTCGGTAACAATGAAGTATTAAGTGGGATTAATACATCGATTAAGAAAGGTGAAGTGGTTGCGATTATAGGACCTTCTGGATCTGGTAAATCGACTCTTCTCCGGTGTTTAAATCAACTAGAACAAGTTAGTTCTGGTTCAATATGGGTGGATGATAAGAAACTAACAGATTCATCTACAAATATCATGAACTTACGTCAGACAATTGGGATGGTCTTTCAACATTTTCACCTATTTCCACATAAAACCGTTCTAGAAAACCTTATCTACGCACCAATGAAAGTGAAGGGAATAAAGCGAGATATTGCTGAGGCAAAAGCTCACGAGCTCCTTATACAAGTAGGTCTATCGATGAAGGCAAATGAGTATCCAAAGCGCTTGTCTGGTGGACAAAAACAGCGTGTTGCGATTGCTAGAGCATTAGCAATGGAACCAGAATATATGTTGTTTGATGAACCTACATCTGCACTTGATCCTGAGATGGTTAAAGAGGTATTAGACGTCATGAAAGATCTTGGGCAATCTGGGATGACGATGGTCATCGTTACCCATGAAATGGCATTTGCAAGAGAAGCGGCAGATCGAATTTTGTTTTTAGATGAAGGAAAACTTGTTGAGGAGAGTGAACCTACTTCATTTTTTAATCACCCTAAAACAGATAGAGCAAAAGTATTCTTAGATAAGGTGTTGTAA
- the mce gene encoding methylmalonyl-CoA epimerase, producing MKKIRVLIAKPGLDGHDRGALVIAQALRDYGMEVIYTGLRQTPQQIVTAAIQEDVDAIGLSCLSGAHNELFPEIVSLLEQRNAGDIIVVGGGVIPWEDIPFLESKGIQKVFTPGTPTKDTAIFIEKAVYERDGIDQSIKEPPKKIDHIGIAVSSLEEALPFYVNQLHLKLEAIEEVASEGVKVAFMKIGESRIELLEPIGESSPIASFINKRGEGIHHIALADDRIEDRLRELSENGVKLIHETPVKGAGGANIAFLHPKSAGGVLYELCDKPSKEAE from the coding sequence ATGAAGAAGATACGCGTTTTAATTGCAAAGCCAGGTCTTGATGGTCATGATAGAGGCGCTCTTGTAATCGCTCAGGCCCTTCGTGATTATGGAATGGAAGTAATCTATACAGGTTTAAGGCAAACGCCACAACAAATCGTTACAGCTGCAATACAAGAAGATGTGGATGCGATTGGCTTATCATGCTTATCAGGTGCACATAATGAACTATTCCCTGAAATAGTTTCACTGCTAGAACAGCGCAATGCGGGGGATATAATTGTTGTGGGAGGTGGAGTTATTCCTTGGGAAGACATCCCGTTCTTAGAATCAAAAGGAATTCAAAAAGTATTTACACCGGGAACTCCAACAAAAGATACTGCCATCTTTATAGAAAAAGCTGTGTATGAGCGAGATGGAATTGATCAGTCCATAAAAGAACCGCCTAAAAAAATTGATCATATCGGAATTGCAGTATCTTCTCTAGAAGAGGCACTCCCTTTTTATGTGAACCAGCTTCATTTGAAATTAGAGGCAATTGAAGAAGTTGCATCAGAAGGCGTGAAAGTGGCTTTTATGAAAATCGGTGAGTCTAGAATAGAGCTTCTAGAGCCAATTGGAGAATCAAGTCCAATTGCTTCATTTATCAATAAAAGAGGCGAAGGAATTCATCACATCGCCCTTGCAGACGATCGAATTGAAGACAGACTACGTGAACTTTCTGAAAACGGAGTGAAACTTATTCATGAAACGCCTGTTAAAGGTGCTGGTGGAGCGAATATTGCATTTCTGCATCCTAAATCAGCAGGAGGGGTCCTGTACGAACTTTGTGATAAACCTTCGAAGGAGGCAGAATAA
- the prli42 gene encoding stressosome-associated protein Prli42, producing the protein MPRKATKIVVYIMIISMLLSLFAGATAMLF; encoded by the coding sequence ATGCCTCGTAAAGCTACAAAGATCGTTGTTTATATTATGATTATTTCAATGCTTCTTAGTTTATTTGCTGGAGCAACAGCGATGCTGTTTTAA
- a CDS encoding aromatic acid exporter family protein, protein MKVKIGYRTLKTAIGTGVAITIAQLFSLDNYVSAGILTILCIKPTTKRSFRSSWERFLACLLGIVFSAVFFEGIGYTPFSISLLLLFFIPVVVAIKATEGVITSSVIILHIYNFNQVSWGIVWNEVAIIVIGIGVALLFNLYMPSLEKDLLNIRKQIEEKFSVILMEYAVYLREGESNWDGKEIIEVGDLLQYAKNLALKDIENHMLRDDDKYYVYFKMREKQFAILERVLPIISSLDQTYIHGRTMADFMEKLSSSVKPQNTANVFLEELETMREEFRNSPLPADREEFETRSALLYFLNEVEQYLLLKRYFKPGAFSKAE, encoded by the coding sequence TTGAAAGTGAAAATTGGCTATCGAACGTTAAAAACAGCAATAGGAACTGGGGTTGCCATCACCATTGCGCAACTTTTCTCACTTGATAACTATGTTTCTGCCGGTATTTTAACGATTCTTTGTATTAAACCAACAACGAAACGATCATTTCGAAGTTCTTGGGAACGGTTTTTGGCTTGTTTACTTGGTATTGTATTTAGTGCAGTATTTTTTGAAGGAATTGGTTATACACCGTTTAGCATATCTTTATTGCTACTCTTCTTTATACCAGTGGTTGTTGCGATAAAAGCAACGGAAGGCGTTATTACAAGTTCAGTTATCATACTTCATATTTATAATTTCAATCAAGTAAGTTGGGGAATTGTATGGAATGAAGTAGCGATTATTGTCATAGGAATTGGGGTTGCACTTCTCTTTAATTTGTATATGCCAAGCCTTGAAAAAGATTTGTTGAATATCAGAAAACAAATCGAAGAAAAATTTTCAGTTATCCTAATGGAGTATGCTGTTTATCTTCGTGAAGGGGAAAGTAATTGGGATGGAAAAGAGATCATTGAAGTTGGTGACTTACTTCAGTATGCTAAGAACCTTGCACTCAAAGATATAGAAAATCACATGTTACGTGATGATGATAAGTATTATGTTTATTTTAAAATGCGCGAAAAACAATTTGCGATCTTGGAGAGGGTGTTACCAATTATTTCATCTCTTGATCAAACTTATATTCATGGTCGCACAATGGCTGATTTCATGGAGAAGCTTAGTAGCTCAGTAAAGCCCCAAAATACAGCAAATGTTTTTCTGGAAGAATTAGAAACGATGCGTGAGGAATTTCGGAATTCTCCACTGCCTGCAGATCGTGAAGAATTTGAAACGCGCTCAGCCCTTCTGTATTTTCTAAATGAAGTCGAACAATATTTGTTACTAAAGCGTTACTTTAAACCAGGAGCTTTTTCAAAAGCTGAATGA